The genomic DNA CAGAATTAGAAATGTTCAAATTGTTTTGAAACACATGGTTTCTATGCTGCtgtgaaaagaggaaaaatgttaAAGAAACTGACTATGTAAAAAGATCTCCTACTGGGATTTTTATTTGGAGCATTGAGTCGACACATTTCTTCATAGAAATGATGAGACAGCAAACTATTTCTACAAAGATTTCTATTCCAATTTGTAAAAGaaatgcattgctttttttGCCAAGTCTAAATCTAGTCTAAATATTTGAGCTATGTACGaaatgagaagagaaaaaaagactgtaGTTTTGGTGCATAGTTCAGGGACAGGTGTATCTGTAAAGGTTGAAATGCTTCACATACTTGCATATACTAACTACAACTAAACACATTTAAACCTTGTAAAAACCCAACCTTAACCATTTGTACGTATGGAGGAGGGTCTTCATTGTAAATCTTATGCCGTATTCAAATTAAAGCATCCTCAAGCAAAGCACTAAAGACTGTGCTTAAATGTGCAACTGGTGAAATTAGAGAATAGGTGATGGAGAGTGCTTCTTCCCTCCTgtcttttattagttttttgtcATGGCTAGAGTATCCCCTGACTAAACACAAGTTAGATCCATCAACCAATTAGTGATCCAACAGCAGCACATGGATCTGGGGCTTCATATTAGGTTTAATCTACAGCCACTGAGACTGCTGATGAACTTGTTGGTTAATTAAAGTCAATTAAACAAAAGTCTGAGGGTGGATGACTCTTCCTCATTAAAGGAAAATTCCTGTCGatttcaacacatagctctgttgtttctGGGCTAagaacacgtttaaaacttgccttgtttaagcctgttggatgcaaaatctagcaggaggataaaacggtgtaggcagcaatgattgttttcatttttcttgctacagacagcactccaaatttacaatcaacagagctacgtgttgaaatcgaccagaATTCTCTTTTAACAAAAGATAGGGTGACTAATGAAGGGTTCTAATGAAAAAAGGTGAGAGATGAGGTATAAATAGAGGAGAATTAAGGGTGGTTCTGAGGATTTGCTTTACAGTTAAAGAGGACTGACACAGGTAACTAGTGGCAACACAATAAGTGTGGGCTATTTCATTTAATGTTAAGTTATGTTGGctgtgaaaattaacacttttcacCATTCTCGGCACCATTGAGCCTTAATAGATCTCAATCACAGTCAAATCCGACATCACTCACAATATATGGCAGAACTTGTAAATTGGTAAATAGAATTTGGGGAGAAAAGGGAGAGGTGGTATTGGATCAGTAGTCAGTACCATTAAATTCCCTTAGTTGAGATATCAGAATTGGAATCAGGAGGAAAAAGGTTTGGTACATCCCTACATAAAATGTAAGAACACATGCTTGTAGGCTTTTGTTTAAAATTTAGTTCAGCGATGTGAAAAACAAGCTCAGGTTGAATCCTTATATTGCTGGATAGTGCAGTGATCCGCCTCACAACAGACAAAAGCCGTCTGTAATGGCTAACCAGCCCCCTTCCCAAGCACCACACAGTTAAGCAAATGCCACAGGGCTTAATCACCACCCTTCATCCTCAGCTTCAAGGGTAAGAGGGGCTGACATCCAACTGAAGAGGCTGTGTTGTATCGTAGATAAGGCTCCTTGTGTTCTCCTTCTTACTGATTCCACACTAAAGAAGCCCTCAACTAAATCAATTACAGTAGACAGTTCAGTGTTTCCCATGGATCCCCTTATTCACATGAGTCTAATGACAAGTGAGTGCTCCACCTCTAATTGTGCTATAAACAAATGTTTACCAAATGTAATATAGTAACATGTTAAGCTATAGTGGGCTTCCGTTACAAGcaattgccaaatgagttgacaCAAAGCTTATTAAGcatatcagctccacaaaacttgCTATTTTTACAAATATAGTCCTGCGACTTTCGTGAGCAGCAGCTTGACTAATGCGGTTTACATCACAGCTGAAAAAGGACAACAACAGAGTTCAGCTTTGGAGACGAAGACGACTGCTGCAACAGGTGAAGGCATGGCTGAAATCCCAAAGAAGCCCCGCAAAATGCTTCAGTTAGTGATTGAACTGCTAAGACCTTATGGTCttatgaagaccctggagagactggttctggaacagctgcggcccatggtgaggcctctcctggaccccctccagttcgcctaccagccccggttgggagttgaggacgccatcatcttcctgctcaaccgcatctacgcccacctggacaggccggcaagcacagtgagggtcatgttttttgacttctccagtgctttcaacaccatccggccggccctgctgggtgagaagctgacagcaatgaaggtggatccccccctcgtgtcctggattgttgactacctgactggcagaccacagtatgtgcgcctgcaacactgtgtatcagacagaatggtcagcaacaccggggccccgcaggggactgtcctttctcccttcctcttcaccatctacaccacagacttcaactaccacacagggTCCTGCCATCTTCACGAAGTTTtttgatgactctgctgtggttggatgtatcagcaagggggacgaggctgagtacagagctgtggtgggggactttgtcacatgggtGGCAGAACATCTacagctcaatgtgacaaagaccaaggactggtggtggatctaaggagagccaaggcagcagtgagccctgtttccatccagggggtcagtgtggacaagtggaggactacaaatacctgggagtgcacttggacaataagctggactgggccaagaacactcaagccctctacaggaagggccaaagccgtcttaTTTCTGAGGGGAGGaggtcctttaacatctgcaggacaatgctgaagatgttttatgagtctgtggtggccagtgctatcctctttgctgttgcatgctggggcagcaggctgagggtagcggatgccaacgactcaacaaactgattcacaaggccagtgacgtcgtgggggtggatctggactctctgtcgggtgtgtcagataggaggatgctgtccaaactacatgcctcTTGGACAATGTCCGCACCCActcatggcttgttgctcaatcacaggagcactttcagtgatcgGGACTCctttctcccaaaatgcactacagagcgccacaggaagtcattcctgcctgtggccttcaaactttttaactcctccctttaaatgtctgacacacacttagagaggttgaaactggacaatattatctgtattatctgttttgtgcaataacactggcctgacatgtgcaatttcaaataatacaattattattattatttaacttttcaccattccaaatccttaattatgttaattatgtaaataatgtataacaaTACACAAAGAATCATATGTTTGGGTCCCTGACATTATGAAAATTGCTAACTTCACATGTGCATTCACGTGAGCTGTGGGATCTCTTGTCTGAACATGCCTGAGGTCACATTAAAATAAAGCATTGGttggtataaaaaaaatcttaatttgtatcCGTGTTCTTGTTACAGTAAACAACACACTTATTCATCTGAGGGGAATTTCCTATCAAATTGTTCATCTTATTGTACAATATCATCCCGCTTCCTCCGCCTTCTgtcctcctttttctcctcctcaaaCATTGCCTGTTGTCAGCATTAGGTAACCAGACTTAATATGCTTTAGTAGCATATTGTTACTATGTATGCTATGCTGTGTCTGTATCCTTACTCTATGTCCTCATTTGTCAGTAATCACCCTCACTCCccctactttttctttttctctaccCTGCTATGTTTTTCCTCAGGTAACAAGTTCTCCAACTGCCACGCATGCCTTCTGGTTGCTGGGACCTGGTGCTACTCTGGAATTTTTGCTGTAGGTCCCCTGTCAGGCTGGGGAGACTACGGGGCCGAGCCTTACGGTACAGCATGCTGCATCAACTGGCATTCTCCAAGCCAAGACTCTGCAGCTATGAGCTACATCCTCTGCCTCTTCGTCTTCTGCTACATTGTGCCCTGCACTGTCATCTTTCTGTCCTACACATTCATTCTGCTGACCGTTCAGGGCTCCCAGCAGGCAGTGCAGCAGCATATGTCCCCACAGAACAAAATCACCAATGCACAGGCATTTATCATTAAGGTAAATGCCTAGGTTAATTTTCTAACATATTATATTAACCTATGTTAATAAGGcaaatttattttatatgttgtgtcttttttcagctttcAGTGGCAGTTTGCATTGGTTTCCTGACAGCATGGAGTCCATATGCCATTGTGGCCATGTGGGCAGCCTTTGGTAACCCAACAACTGTACCACCCATGGCTTTTGCTCTGGCAGCTATCTTTGCCAAGTCCTCCACCCTTTACAACCCTATTATCTATCTGGTCTTCAAGCCCAACTTCCGCAAGTCCCTGTGTCAGGATGTGGCCAAGTGCAGGACGACACTCTGTGGATGTCTGTGTCAGGACAGCTCTGCACAGAAGGGAACTTGCAGGCAATCCAGGTTCTCAAATGGGCTACCGGAGAACCACGGGAGCTGCAGAGACTGTCCTTACCCTAAAACAATTATAGTACCAGAGAAAACTTTACAAAATACAGCCCCCAGCGGACTGTTAAAGGATCAATACATTATGAGGGTTGCTGTCAGTCAGCTCTCCAATGAGTTGCAGAGTGACTTCCTTTAGGGAACAAACAAAGTCAGACAGTGAAAAGGCAAATAACAAGAGGAGTAATGGAGCAAAAGACAGCAAGAATGAAGGTTAAAGGACATTAATTGCAaggaaaaacagtgaaaaacaaaaaataaacattgaatGAAGGAAGAGTTTACAACTTTAAAAATCAAAGTTTAAAAACTCCAAAAAGGTGAAGAAGCCAATAAAGAAGGATGAGTGAGCCGAACAGCCAACATGCAACCACAATATTTAACCAGGTCAAAATAACGCACTTCAATAACTATCCGATCACTTTGACTGATCAACATTAAGCTTTTATGCCTTCATTACGACTACTGTATTTcatgatacatgtgtgtgtttacagttttttttgattGCTTTGACCTGCTTATAGAAACTGGGATCCACCAGTGTTCATCATCACTGTCTCAGAAGAGCGGAAGACACCTCTTGGAAATGTGTTAACCCTTTCTCATTGGATTGACACACTTTGCCCACCCTTTTTGCAGAACAGTTACAACGGATGTCATTCAAACTACATTGTTTTAGCTATGGTAACCAAACAGAAAGCATCTGTCCCCAACTATTAGAAACTACCTACATCAGTATGAAATTACT from Etheostoma spectabile isolate EspeVRDwgs_2016 chromosome 7, UIUC_Espe_1.0, whole genome shotgun sequence includes the following:
- the LOC116692896 gene encoding LOW QUALITY PROTEIN: opsin-5 (The sequence of the model RefSeq protein was modified relative to this genomic sequence to represent the inferred CDS: deleted 3 bases in 2 codons) produces the protein MGNASETFLLVSRISKDLDFLMGTIYTIFGMLSLVGNGILMFVAYRKKSSLKPAEFFVVNLAVSDLGMTISLFPLAIPSAFTHMWLFNETTCIVYAFCGVLFGLCSLTNLMVLSCVCWLKVCCPNYGNKFSNCHACLLVAGTWCYSGIFAVGPLSGWGDYGAEPYGTACCINWHSPSQDSAAMSYILCLFVFCYIVPCTVIFLSYTFILLTVQGSQQAVQQHMSPQNKITNAQAFIIKLSVAVCIGFLTAWSPYAIVAMWAAFGNPTTVPPMAFALAAIFAKSSTLYNPIIYLVFKPNFRKSLCQDVAKCRTTLCGCLCQDSSAQKGTCRQSRFSNGLPENHGSCRDCPYPKTISTRENFTKYSPQRTVKGSIHYEVAVSQLSNELQSDFL